Part of the Pueribacillus theae genome, GCTTAACGATTGCCGACATGACAAATTCAGAGAAAAAAGCCGCCTACAATTGTGATATCACCTACGGGGTCGGAACGGAATTCGGGTTCGATTATTTGCGGGATAACCTCGTCTCGTCGCTCGAAGAAAAAGTGCAGCGTCCCTACCACTATGCCCTTATCGATGAGATTGACAGCGTCTTAATCGACGAAGCAAAAACACCGTTAATAATTGCCGGAAAAGATATGCCAAGCGGCAGGCTGTATAAAGTGTGCGCCTTTGCGATTAAAAGTTTAAAGCCAGATGATGATTATACCGTTGATCAGGAGTTGAAAGTCGTCAACTTTACGGAAGAAGGCATTGCTAAGTGCGAGAAAGTGTTTGGGATTGGCAATTTATTTGACCTTGAGCACAGTTCGCTTTTTCATGCCCTGCTGCAATCGCTCCGCGCCCATGTTTTATATGAACGCGATGTCGATTACATTGTCGATGATGGCGAAATTAAGCTCATTGATATGAATACAGGCCGCATTATGGAAGGGCGGAGCCTAACCGACGGATTGCACCAAGCGATTGAGTCGAAGGAAGGCCTCGAAAATACGGAAGAAAACAAAACGTTCGCATCGATAACAATTCAAAATTATTTCCGCATGTACCCGTCGTTAGGAGGGATGACAGGCACAGCTAAAACGGAAGAAGAAGAGTTTAGAAAAGTATACGGGATGGACGTTGTGCGGATTCCGACGAATAAAGAGAATCGGCGCATCGATTATCCGGATCTCGTTTTTTTGACACGGGAAGGCAAGTACCGTTATTTAGTTAAAGAAGTTAAAAAGCGCCATGAGAAGGGCCAGCCCCTGCTGATCGGGACGACATCGATTTTGCGCTCGGAAGAAATTTCCGATCTTTTAAAAGAGGAGAAATTGGAGCATGTCGTGCTGAATGCGAAGAGTGCTGAACAAGAAGCGGAAGTCATTTCCTTGGCCGGGCAAAAAGGGCGAATCACCATCGCGACGAACATGGCCGGGCGGGGGACAGATATCATTTTAGGCGAAGGAGTGGCAGAGCTCGGCGGGCTTCATGTCATCGGAACGGAGCGCAACGAAAGCGAACGGATCGACAACCAGCTAAAAGGGCGTGCCGCCCGCCAAGGGGACCCCGGCTCATCGGTGTTTATCATTTCATTGGAAGACACACTCTTCCAGCGGTATGCCGCCGAAGAACTCGAACGGTTAAAACCAAAGTTGAAAGTAAATGGCGACGGGCTCATTACGTCTCCAAGCATCCATAAATTCGTTGAAAAAATCCAAAGAATTTCTGAAGGATTCCATTTCCAATTCAGAGAATACAATCTCAAGCTCGAAAATGTCCTTAACCAGCAGCGCGAAGTGATTTATGAATTTAGAAATAAAATTATTTCGGCTGAAAATGTGTTAAGCTTTTTGAAAAAGCAAGTTGAAACGATCCCTGTCGAAATGATTGAAACCTTTTGTGACGTTGAATGGGTCTTGGAAGACCTCGACCTTGAAAAACTTGCCGCACAATTAAACAAAGTGCTCATCTTCGACGTTTCGTTTGAAGAAGATGCATTTAGCAGTGTGGAAGACATCAAACAAGCCATCCAGCCGACGATTGATGCCCATTTTAGGCAATTGCGCGCCTTCTATGATGACGAGCGCCTGCAATCAGCCGTTCGCGGGGTGTCCCTGTACGTCATCGACAATTTATGGAAAAGCCATTTGGAAACGATGGCCCAGTTTAAAGAAGGGATCGGCATCAGGCAATATAAACAGGAAGATCCCGTCCAACAGTTTGAAAGAGAAGGATTTATTTTGTTTGAAGCATTATTTTCCAAAATAAAATACCGCATTTCTGAGCATATAAACCAATTTATAAGGGAACTGATGCAGCAGGAAGAGGAAATCGAGCAAT contains:
- the secA2 gene encoding accessory Sec system translocase SecA2; its protein translation is MTRQLLVQRPKNMHELRPYLKLVKQINDLEDTYRQYSDEQLKSKTEQFKQRLANGETIHDLAVEAFATVREASSRVLGLRHFNVQLLSGLVLLHRNVAEMNTGEGKTLVASLPSYLVALEGKGVHIVTVNDYLAKRDKELIGQIHEFLGLTVGLTIADMTNSEKKAAYNCDITYGVGTEFGFDYLRDNLVSSLEEKVQRPYHYALIDEIDSVLIDEAKTPLIIAGKDMPSGRLYKVCAFAIKSLKPDDDYTVDQELKVVNFTEEGIAKCEKVFGIGNLFDLEHSSLFHALLQSLRAHVLYERDVDYIVDDGEIKLIDMNTGRIMEGRSLTDGLHQAIESKEGLENTEENKTFASITIQNYFRMYPSLGGMTGTAKTEEEEFRKVYGMDVVRIPTNKENRRIDYPDLVFLTREGKYRYLVKEVKKRHEKGQPLLIGTTSILRSEEISDLLKEEKLEHVVLNAKSAEQEAEVISLAGQKGRITIATNMAGRGTDIILGEGVAELGGLHVIGTERNESERIDNQLKGRAARQGDPGSSVFIISLEDTLFQRYAAEELERLKPKLKVNGDGLITSPSIHKFVEKIQRISEGFHFQFREYNLKLENVLNQQREVIYEFRNKIISAENVLSFLKKQVETIPVEMIETFCDVEWVLEDLDLEKLAAQLNKVLIFDVSFEEDAFSSVEDIKQAIQPTIDAHFRQLRAFYDDERLQSAVRGVSLYVIDNLWKSHLETMAQFKEGIGIRQYKQEDPVQQFEREGFILFEALFSKIKYRISEHINQFIRELMQQEEEIEQ